A window from Leptospira wolffii serovar Khorat str. Khorat-H2 encodes these proteins:
- a CDS encoding phosphoribosylanthranilate isomerase, with product MPSTPKVKICGLRSVEDVKICLEAGADYIGLNFVPSSPRLISVSQADSILNYLHSVIPEFQRPKIVLLFYKNSSYFIEYALKRIPHDFVQYVSDDSLAPGFTSPLYQSPNSRIISYRVRDSITDDSLSFLDSKLLILDSYTSSAGGGTGEPFPWERVSKVKRPYLLAGGLTPENVSNALVQTGAFGVDVASGVESSPGVKDPELIRKFISNAKRTISHNGN from the coding sequence ATGCCATCAACCCCCAAAGTTAAAATATGCGGATTGCGTAGCGTAGAGGATGTCAAAATCTGCTTGGAGGCGGGTGCGGACTATATCGGATTGAATTTCGTCCCATCCAGTCCTAGATTGATTTCCGTCTCTCAAGCGGACTCCATCCTAAACTACTTACACTCGGTCATACCCGAATTCCAAAGACCTAAAATCGTGCTATTATTCTATAAAAACTCCAGCTATTTTATAGAATACGCCCTGAAAAGGATCCCCCACGATTTCGTACAGTATGTGAGCGACGATTCCTTGGCTCCCGGATTCACTTCCCCTCTTTATCAGAGTCCGAATTCCCGCATCATATCCTATCGGGTCCGGGATTCGATTACCGACGATTCTCTTTCATTCTTAGATTCTAAACTTCTAATATTGGATAGTTATACGTCCTCGGCTGGAGGCGGAACCGGAGAACCCTTCCCATGGGAAAGGGTCTCCAAAGTCAAAAGACCCTACCTTTTAGCCGGAGGCTTGACTCCGGAGAACGTTTCCAACGCACTCGTACAAACAGGCGCCTTCGGAGTGGATGTGGCAAGCGGCGTAGAATCCTCCCCAGGAGTGAAAGATCCGGAACTCATTCGGAAATTCATAAGCAATGCAAAAAGAACAATCTCGCATAACGGAAACTAA
- a CDS encoding polyphenol oxidase family protein, producing the protein MIDHRFFLEDKRSLRLVVLGKRELNGDSTDPAFIRSRVSSLSSVPEEDIYILNQEHGTVSRDTRDIAGLEIPNGDAWITTEPRKVLVVKTADCMPIFFWTGRPALVGLIHSGWKGTLAGITEKTLDAARKKYQIDLELVHFYLGPYATGRHYEVGEDVASQFRKEVPNSLKPGPEEGKFLLEQKIFLTERIKKLGIQPFLETAGVCTMAEGSKFFSHRKGDTGRNLNCIWLE; encoded by the coding sequence ATGATCGATCATCGATTTTTTTTAGAAGATAAAAGAAGCCTCCGCCTAGTCGTCCTAGGAAAGCGGGAGTTAAACGGAGATTCTACGGACCCTGCCTTTATTAGGTCCAGAGTTTCCTCTCTAAGCTCCGTTCCGGAAGAGGACATCTATATTCTGAACCAGGAGCACGGCACCGTATCCCGGGACACTAGGGACATTGCCGGTTTAGAGATTCCTAACGGAGACGCTTGGATCACCACCGAACCTCGCAAGGTTCTAGTCGTAAAGACCGCCGATTGTATGCCGATTTTCTTTTGGACTGGTAGACCTGCTTTGGTCGGACTCATTCATTCCGGATGGAAGGGGACTCTTGCTGGAATCACGGAAAAGACGTTGGACGCGGCTAGAAAGAAATACCAAATCGATCTGGAGTTAGTTCATTTTTATCTAGGCCCCTATGCTACGGGAAGGCATTATGAGGTGGGCGAAGACGTAGCGTCTCAATTTAGAAAAGAAGTTCCTAATTCTCTCAAACCCGGCCCGGAAGAGGGAAAATTCCTACTCGAACAAAAAATATTCTTAACGGAAAGAATCAAGAAATTGGGAATCCAGCCGTTTTTGGAAACGGCCGGAGTATGCACGATGGCCGAAGGTTCTAAATTCTTCAGCCACAGAAAAGGGGATACCGGAAGAAATCTAAATTGTATCTGGCTGGAATAA